The Pocillopora verrucosa isolate sample1 chromosome 14, ASM3666991v2, whole genome shotgun sequence genome has a segment encoding these proteins:
- the LOC131797893 gene encoding aldehyde dehydrogenase, mitochondrial, which yields MAFRLPLRSLSRVVPRRLFAPPASISRSSFATLAERKIDDSPEVKYNQVFINNRFVDSVSGKTFPTINPATGEKICDVAEGDKADADIAVKAAKEAFKLGSPWRTMDASERGKLLNRLADLLERDQAYLASLETLDNGKPFNDSFNIDLSMTIKCYRYYAGWADKIHGKTIPIDGSFLTYTRHEPVGIVGQIIPWNFPLLMQAWKLGPALAAGNAIVMKPAEQTPLTALYVASLIAEAGFPPGVVNMVPGYGPTAGMSIAEHMEIDKVAFTGSTEIGHVIMQAAGRSNLKNVTLELGGKSPNVVFADSDIDSAVEMSHFALFFNQGQCCCAGSRCFVEEPIYDEFVQRSVERAKSRVVGNPFDLNTEQGPQVDQEQFSKVMSLIESGNKEGANMVFGGGRHGDKGYFVQPTVFTDVQDHMRIAKEEIFGPVMQIMKFKDMNELIERANNTIYGLAASVFTKDIDKMNTIAHSIRAGTVWVNCYDVLDVQAPFGGFKMSGSGRELGEYGLEQYSEVKTITIKLPQKNS from the exons ATGGCATTTCGTCTTCCCTTGAGGTCACTTTCACGAGTCGTTCCAAGAAGGCTTTTTGCTCCTCCTGCTTCCATCAGTCGGTCTTCTTTCGCAACGCTCGCTGAG cGTAAGATTGATGACAGTCCTGAAGTGAAGTACAATCAG GTTTTCATCAACAACAGGTTTGTGGACTCTGTCAGTGGCAAGACATTCCCCACAATCAACCCTGCAACTGGGGAAAAAATATGTGATGTGGCTGAGGGTGACAAG GCAGATGCTGATATTGCTGTTAAGGCAGCCAAAGAGGCCTTTAAGCTAGGCAGTCCTTGGAGAACAATGGATGCATCAGAACGTGGAAAGCTTTTGAACAGACTGGCTGATTTGCTTGAACGAGATCAAGCTTATCTTGCA AGTTTAGAGACTTTGGACAATGGCAAGCCATTCAATGATTCTTTCAATATTGATTTATCCATGACAATTAAGTGCTATCGATACTATGCTGGGTGGGCAGACAAAATTCATGGCAAGACAATTCCAATTG ATGGCAGTTTCTTAACCTATACCCGCCATGAACCTGTTGGTATTGTTGGTCAAATAATCCCATGGAACTTCCCACTGCTGATGCAAGCCTGGAAACTTGGTCCAGCCCTGGCGGCTGGAAATGCAATTGTAATGAAACCAGCAGAACAGACACCACTGACTGCCTTATATGTGGCGTCTCTAATTGCTGAG GCTGGTTTCCCGCCAGGTGTTGTAAATATGGTTCCAGGCTACGGACCTACAGCAGGAATGTCAATCGCTGAACACATGGAGATTGATAAAGTTGCCTTCACTGGTTCCACTGAG ATTGGGCATGTAATTATGCAAGCAGCTGGCAGAAGCAACTTGAAGAACGTCACCCTGGAACTTGGTGGCAAGAGTCCTAACGTGGTGTTTGCTGATTCCGATATCGACAGCGCAGTGGAAATGAGTCACTTTGCTCTGTTCTTCAACCAGGGTCAGTGTTGCTGCGCTGGCAGCCGCTGTTTCGTAGAGGAGCCGATTTACGACGAGTTTGTGCAAAGAAGTGTGGAGAGGGCCAAAAGCCGTGTCGTTGGCAACCCTTTTGATTTGAATACAGAACAAGGACCACAG GTTGATCAGGAGCAGTTTAGCAAGGTTATGTCCCTGATAGAAAGTGGAAACAAGGAAGGTGCCAATATGGTCTTTGGAGGAGGGAGGCATGGTGACAAAGGCTACTTTGTGCAGCCCACCGTCTTTACTGATGTCCAAGATCACATGAGAATTGCAAAGGAAGAG ATTTTTGGACCCGTGATGCAGATCATGAAATTCAAGGACATGAACGAATTGATTGAACGAGCTAACAATACCATTTATGGTTTGGCTGCCTCTGTGTTTACCAAGGACATTGACAAGATGAATACTATCGCCCACAGCATCCGTGCTGGCACTGTTTG GGTCAACTGCTACGATGTTCTGGATGTCCAAGCGCCATTTGGTGGCTTTAAAATGTCTGGATCAGGGAGGGAATT gGGAGAGTATGGTCTTGAGCAATATTCGGAGGTGAAAACG
- the LOC131797894 gene encoding microfibril-associated glycoprotein 4-like, translated as MHLLILFLICVTAYATSRISNRFPRFQAANFGERMDGRQLNGSVIKEIEVESESSCRLECVNEERCKSYNFGGKKNKPERWKCQISDSGRFERLARANFIENKDFSYRGIKSVCERDKSDCGKNEICIVDIRTNSARCICKHGYTGKPCKPKSCALLYQDGVTSSGVYTINPDGGNAMQVLCDMTTNDGAWTVFQRRLNGSVDFYRDWSSYKNGFGDLHGEFWLGNDNLHRLTAAGNVSLRVDLEDFEGNITYAEYATFKVADQTDKYRILIGGYSGTAGDGMNVHSDMQFSTRDSDNDVKPDGSCAQKFKGAWWYRACLHSNLNGLYLNGSHSSYANGVNWFPFKGYLYSLKRTEMKVK; from the exons ATGCACCTACTAATATTGTTCTTGATCTGTGTCACTGCTTATGCAACAAGTCGCATTTCAAACAGGTTTCCCAGATTTCAAGCCGCTAATTTTGGCGAGAGGATGGACGGGAGACAACTCAACGGGAGCGTGATAAAGGAGATAGAGGTGGAATCAGAAAGTTCATGTAGATTGGAGTGTGTCAACGAAGAGCGATGTAAGTCTTACAACTTTGGAGGCAAAAAGAACAAACCTGAGAGATGGAAGTGTCAGATCAGTGACTCGGGTCGATTTGAGAGGCTAGCTAGGGCCAACTTCATTGAGAACAAAGACTTCAGTTACAGAGGGATAAAG AGCGTATGCGAACGAGATAAGTCAGATTGCGGCAAAAACGAAATCTGCATCGTAGACATTCGAACCAACAGTGCACGATGCATTTGCAAGCATGGTTACACGGGAAAGCCCTGTA AACCCAAAAGTTGTGCTCTACTTTATCAAGATGGTGTCACATCTAGCGGCGTGTACACTATTAATCCAGATGGCGGAAATGCCATGCAagtgttgtgtgacatgacCACGAACGATGGAGCTTGGACTGTTTTTCAGAGACGTTTAAACGGCTCTGTTGATTTCTATCGAGATTGGTCGTCCTACAAAAATGGCTTCGGAGATTTACACGGCGAGTTTTGGCTTGGAAATGACAATCTTCATCGTTTGACAGCCGCTGGTAACGTTTCGTTGAGAGTTGACCTGGAGGACTTCGAAGGTAACATCACATACGCTGAGTACGCGACATTTAAGGTGGCGGACCAGACAGATAAATACCGAATTCTTATTGGTGGATACAGTGGGACAGCTGGAGACGGTATGAATGTACACAG TGATATGCAGTTCTCCACGAGAGATAGTGATAACGACGTAAAACCGGACGGCAGCTGTGCTCAGAAGTTCAAAGGCGCCTGGTGGTACAGAGCCTGTCTGCATTCCAATCTAAACGGGTTGTATCTCAACGGAAGTCACTCCTCATATGCTAATGGTGTCAACTGGTTTCCTTTTAAAGGATATCTCTACTCACTGAAACGtacagaaatgaaagtaaagtag